In Capsicum annuum cultivar UCD-10X-F1 unplaced genomic scaffold, UCD10Xv1.1 ctg64585, whole genome shotgun sequence, a single window of DNA contains:
- the LOC124893737 gene encoding uncharacterized mitochondrial protein AtMg00240-like gives MVTVRCVIAVAAFKGLSGSKTAITPLESNAKLTSIEYDHTTGAQDNELISDISSYQRLAGKLMYVTITRPDINFSVQTLSQFMQQPKKSHWEAATRVVKYLKGSVGQGVWFKAEPTTSLTYWSSAGAEYRSMASSVAELTWL, from the exons ATGGTTACAGTCAGATGTGTGATTGCAGTAGCTGCATTTAAAG GGCTTAGTGGTTCTAAAACGGCTATTACCCCTCTAGAATCTAATGCCAAGTTAACCTCAATTGAGTATGATCATACCACAGGTGCACAAGATAATGAGTTAATTTCTGACATTTCTTCTTACCAAAGACTTGCTGGAAAACTTATGTATGTCACTATTACAAGGCCAGACATTAATTTTTCTGTTCAAACTCTTAGCCAATTCATGCAACAACCCAAGAAATCTCACTGGGAAGCAGCTACGAGGGTGGTCAAATACCTTAAAGGTTCTGTTGGTCAAGGTGTCTGGTTCAAGGCTGAGCCTACTACTTCTCTAACTTATTG GAGTTCTGCTGGAGCTGAGTACAGAAGCATGGCTTCATCAGTTGCAGAGCTCACTTGGCTA